The following proteins are co-located in the Solidesulfovibrio sp. genome:
- a CDS encoding TraR/DksA C4-type zinc finger protein: MGQLEVDRHQQVLRDMLETILGQTRDAMDVLSREVASFADVTDRATAESDRQLSIIMRERDRQLIEEIHEALGRVKDGEYGICQECGEEIGSARLRAQPTATLCVHCKAMLEEMGRPHLAGSRAEPPFPEL, translated from the coding sequence ATGGGACAGCTTGAAGTGGACCGCCACCAGCAAGTCTTGCGCGACATGCTCGAAACCATCCTCGGCCAGACCCGCGACGCCATGGACGTCCTGTCGCGGGAGGTGGCCAGTTTCGCCGACGTCACGGACCGGGCCACGGCCGAGTCCGACCGGCAGCTGAGCATCATCATGCGCGAACGGGACCGCCAGCTCATCGAGGAGATCCACGAGGCCCTGGGCCGGGTCAAGGACGGCGAATACGGCATCTGCCAGGAATGCGGCGAGGAGATCGGCTCGGCCCGGCTGCGCGCCCAGCCCACGGCCACGCTGTGCGTGCACTGCAAGGCCATGCTCGAGGAGATGGGACGCCCGCACCTGGCCGGAAGCCGCGCCGAGCCGCCGTTTCCGGAGCTATAG
- a CDS encoding TIM44-like domain-containing protein encodes MRKATGLLMALFVLLTLSLHDAWAKRLGGGGSIGNRQSFSTTTRPDMGAPSGSFGAGQAARPTNPMGAANPGGGMFSRPGIGGMLGGLLVGGLVGSMLFGGGHGGGWGGPSLLDIVLIGGGLFLLFRFLSARRAATQSGPGTARTYEAAPVREVPPLREAAAGSWSNLGAAPQAPAGPQVPPDFDAGDFLAGAKALYSRLQRSWSARDLKDIEAFSTPAFMADVRKQAAEDPTPTPTDVLLVDAKLLEVRKQGGVTIASAYFDTLLREDPKAGQPEQVREVWHFVRRDDMPGDNWRLDAIQQLDG; translated from the coding sequence GTGCGCAAGGCCACCGGTTTGCTGATGGCTCTTTTCGTACTTCTCACCTTGTCCCTGCATGACGCCTGGGCCAAACGCCTGGGCGGCGGCGGTTCCATCGGCAACCGCCAATCCTTTTCCACCACCACCCGCCCGGACATGGGCGCGCCGTCCGGATCCTTCGGGGCCGGCCAGGCCGCGCGGCCGACGAATCCCATGGGCGCGGCCAACCCCGGCGGCGGCATGTTCTCGCGGCCGGGCATCGGCGGCATGCTCGGCGGGCTGCTGGTGGGCGGGCTGGTCGGTTCGATGCTTTTCGGCGGTGGCCACGGCGGCGGCTGGGGCGGCCCGAGCCTGCTCGATATCGTGCTCATCGGCGGCGGGCTGTTCCTGCTGTTCCGTTTTTTGAGCGCCCGGCGAGCGGCCACCCAGTCCGGCCCGGGCACGGCCCGGACCTACGAGGCCGCACCGGTGCGCGAGGTGCCGCCCCTGCGCGAGGCGGCGGCAGGCAGTTGGTCCAACCTGGGGGCCGCGCCCCAGGCGCCGGCCGGGCCGCAGGTGCCCCCGGATTTCGACGCCGGGGATTTCCTGGCCGGGGCCAAGGCCCTCTACTCCCGGCTGCAACGCTCCTGGAGCGCCCGCGACCTCAAGGACATCGAGGCCTTTTCCACCCCGGCCTTCATGGCCGACGTGCGCAAGCAGGCGGCCGAGGACCCCACGCCCACACCCACGGACGTGCTGCTCGTGGACGCCAAGCTGCTGGAAGTGCGCAAGCAGGGCGGCGTGACCATCGCCTCGGCCTACTTCGATACGCTGTTGCGCGAGGACCCCAAGGCCGGCCAGCCGGAACAGGTCCGCGAGGTCTGGCATTTCGTGCGCCGCGACGACATGCCCGGCGACAACTGGCGCCTGGACGCCATCCAGCAGTTGGACGGGTAG
- a CDS encoding ATP-binding protein, with translation MLTFAHSTYFHDLLAGFSAGVVIANTKGRVYASNPAAAALLGETAESLAEPATARAILGRTDAPRRLARFLAAPVRHGHRPEPVTCRYRHPDGRDRHLRLSASLLLENEKIFGICFEIDDMTEICDLHARERAMLLGVQAAQRERIEGLGRFSLAVAHQIRNPLMVIGGYAGRLLRRRAGDDPEAAALSMILDGARRLEEVVRSVSRYAVRREPEPVVVDPAELAARAMAAARARTGLAAPLAVDADTGPVRLDAALVEELLTELLANALEAASGPAAPGGVTVRCHRLGAGLCLEVADKGPGLAEDIRPFVFDPFFTTKAVGVGMGLPIARRAAEELGGSLTLEPRPGGGCLAVARLGDDRDGLAP, from the coding sequence ATGCTGACCTTCGCCCATTCCACCTATTTCCACGACCTGCTGGCCGGCTTTTCGGCCGGCGTGGTCATCGCCAACACCAAGGGGCGGGTCTACGCCTCCAACCCGGCCGCCGCCGCGCTTCTGGGCGAAACGGCCGAAAGCCTGGCCGAGCCGGCCACGGCCCGGGCCATCCTCGGGCGCACCGACGCCCCCCGCCGCCTGGCCCGGTTCCTGGCCGCGCCCGTCAGGCACGGCCACCGGCCCGAACCCGTGACCTGCCGCTACCGTCATCCCGACGGCCGGGACCGGCACCTGCGCCTGTCGGCCTCGCTGCTGCTGGAAAACGAGAAGATTTTCGGCATTTGCTTCGAGATCGACGACATGACGGAAATTTGCGACCTGCACGCCCGGGAGCGCGCCATGCTGCTCGGCGTCCAGGCCGCCCAGCGCGAGCGCATCGAGGGCCTGGGGCGGTTTTCCCTGGCCGTGGCCCACCAGATACGCAATCCGCTCATGGTCATCGGCGGCTATGCCGGCCGGCTGCTGCGCCGCCGCGCCGGGGACGATCCCGAGGCCGCCGCCCTGTCCATGATCCTCGACGGGGCCAGACGGCTGGAGGAGGTGGTGCGCTCGGTGTCGCGCTACGCCGTCCGCCGCGAACCGGAACCGGTCGTGGTCGACCCGGCCGAACTGGCCGCCCGGGCCATGGCGGCGGCCCGGGCCCGCACGGGGCTTGCCGCGCCCCTGGCCGTGGACGCGGACACGGGGCCCGTCCGCCTGGATGCGGCCCTTGTCGAGGAACTGCTCACGGAACTGTTGGCCAACGCCCTGGAGGCCGCCTCCGGCCCGGCGGCGCCGGGCGGCGTCACCGTGCGCTGCCACCGCCTGGGGGCGGGCCTTTGCCTGGAGGTGGCGGACAAGGGGCCGGGCCTGGCCGAGGACATCCGGCCCTTTGTCTTCGATCCGTTTTTCACCACCAAGGCGGTGGGGGTGGGCATGGGCCTGCCCATCGCCCGCCGGGCGGCCGAGGAGCTCGGTGGCTCGCTGACCCTGGAACCCCGCCCCGGGGGCGGCTGCCTGGCCGTGGCCCGGCTTGGCGACGACAGGGACGGGCTCGCGCCGTGA
- a CDS encoding bifunctional (p)ppGpp synthetase/guanosine-3',5'-bis(diphosphate) 3'-pyrophosphohydrolase produces MIRINEILDKTAVYLTEQEQALLTKAYVFSAAAHAGQVRLSGEPYLSHPLEVAGILADMRLDAASIASGLLHDTVEDTKATLDEIEELFGEEVADIVDGVTKISLIPFESKEEAQAENIRKMILAMANDIRVVLVKLADRLHNMRTMDFQKPHKQMLIAQETMDIYAPLANRLGLHRIKTELEDLSFKYLKPDVFNQIKAGVDRHHTLDEAYIERVIGQIKEMLGENSIRARIFGRRKHLWSVFNKMRVQGLTIDQVHDLVAFRVIVETIRECYAALGLVHSIWKPVPGRFKDYISMPKANMYQSLHTTVVGPDGERIEIQIRTVEMNRLAEEGVAAHWKYKEREKGKFNPKDVERFAWLRQIMDWQRELKDSREFVANLRFDLFQDEVYVFTPKGEVKELPEGATAVDLAFLIHTHIGEHCAGAKVNGRLVPLETPLKNGDTVEIITDKNRHPNRDWLKFVKTAKARTRIKHFIRTEERARSILLGREMLEKQGRKDGVNIQKAIKDGAMLGVARELSLPGVEDVLSAVGYSRITPKKIIGRLLPKKEGEEAETHLKVEAPASPAEGLAAQPRGKAGEGVRIQGVDNVLVRLAQCCNPVPGDPIVGYISRGRGVVVHTHDCPNIPNLESERLIQVNWEGEKEQPYPAGLSILAKNQKGVLGRISHVLAEEGVNIDSGAIHSNVDGTSRLVFRVEVRNSSHLYRAIDRLSRLEPVIAVKRKAVTDDLGADPEGDETAE; encoded by the coding sequence ATGATCCGCATCAACGAAATCCTGGACAAGACCGCCGTCTACCTGACCGAACAGGAACAGGCGCTCCTCACCAAGGCCTACGTCTTTTCCGCGGCGGCCCACGCCGGACAGGTGCGCCTGTCCGGCGAACCCTATTTGTCCCACCCCCTGGAAGTGGCCGGCATCCTGGCCGACATGCGCCTGGACGCGGCCAGCATCGCCTCGGGGCTTCTCCACGACACCGTGGAGGACACCAAGGCCACACTCGACGAGATCGAGGAGCTTTTCGGCGAGGAAGTGGCCGACATCGTCGACGGCGTGACCAAGATCAGCCTCATCCCCTTCGAGTCCAAGGAGGAGGCCCAAGCCGAGAACATCCGCAAGATGATCCTGGCCATGGCCAACGACATCCGCGTCGTCCTGGTCAAGCTGGCCGACCGCCTGCACAACATGCGCACCATGGATTTCCAGAAGCCCCACAAGCAGATGCTGATCGCCCAGGAAACCATGGACATCTACGCGCCCCTGGCCAACCGCCTGGGCCTGCACCGCATCAAGACCGAACTGGAGGACTTGAGCTTCAAGTACTTGAAGCCCGATGTCTTCAACCAGATCAAGGCTGGCGTGGATCGCCACCACACCCTGGACGAGGCCTACATCGAGCGCGTCATCGGCCAGATCAAGGAGATGCTCGGCGAGAACAGTATCCGGGCCCGCATTTTCGGGCGGCGCAAGCACCTGTGGAGCGTGTTCAACAAGATGCGCGTCCAGGGGCTGACCATCGACCAGGTCCACGACCTGGTGGCCTTCCGGGTCATCGTCGAGACCATCCGCGAGTGCTACGCGGCGCTGGGGCTGGTGCATTCCATCTGGAAGCCCGTGCCCGGCCGGTTCAAGGACTACATCTCGATGCCCAAGGCCAACATGTACCAGAGCCTGCACACGACGGTCGTCGGCCCCGACGGCGAGCGCATCGAGATCCAGATCCGCACCGTGGAGATGAACCGGCTGGCCGAGGAGGGCGTGGCCGCCCACTGGAAGTACAAGGAACGCGAGAAGGGCAAGTTCAACCCCAAGGACGTGGAGCGCTTCGCCTGGCTGCGCCAGATCATGGACTGGCAGCGGGAACTCAAGGATTCGCGCGAGTTCGTGGCCAACCTGCGCTTCGACCTGTTCCAGGACGAGGTCTACGTCTTCACGCCCAAGGGCGAGGTCAAGGAACTGCCCGAGGGGGCCACGGCCGTGGACCTGGCCTTCCTCATCCACACCCACATCGGCGAGCACTGCGCCGGGGCCAAGGTCAACGGCAGGCTGGTGCCCCTGGAGACGCCGCTCAAAAACGGCGACACCGTCGAGATCATCACCGACAAGAACCGCCATCCCAACCGGGACTGGCTCAAGTTCGTCAAGACCGCCAAGGCCCGCACCCGCATCAAGCACTTCATCCGCACCGAGGAGCGGGCCCGCTCCATCCTCCTCGGCCGGGAAATGCTGGAAAAGCAGGGCCGCAAGGACGGCGTCAACATCCAGAAGGCCATCAAGGACGGGGCCATGCTGGGCGTGGCCCGGGAGTTGTCCCTGCCCGGGGTCGAGGACGTGCTTTCCGCCGTGGGCTATTCGCGCATCACGCCCAAAAAGATCATCGGCCGGCTTTTGCCCAAAAAGGAGGGCGAGGAGGCCGAAACGCACCTGAAGGTCGAGGCCCCGGCCTCGCCCGCCGAGGGCCTGGCCGCCCAGCCCAGGGGCAAGGCCGGCGAGGGCGTGCGCATCCAGGGCGTGGACAATGTGCTCGTGCGCCTGGCCCAGTGCTGCAACCCCGTGCCCGGCGACCCCATCGTGGGCTACATCTCCCGGGGCCGGGGCGTGGTGGTGCACACCCACGACTGCCCCAACATCCCCAACCTCGAATCCGAGCGCCTCATCCAGGTCAACTGGGAGGGCGAGAAGGAGCAGCCCTATCCGGCCGGCCTGTCCATCCTGGCCAAGAACCAGAAGGGCGTGCTCGGCAGGATCTCCCATGTGCTGGCCGAGGAGGGCGTCAACATCGACTCCGGCGCCATCCACTCCAACGTGGACGGCACGAGCCGGCTCGTCTTTCGCGTGGAAGTGCGCAACTCCAGCCACCTCTACCGGGCCATCGACCGCTTAAGCCGCCTGGAGCCGGTCATCGCCGTCAAGCGCAAGGCCGTCACCGACGACCTGGGCGCCGATCCCGAGGGCGACGAAACCGCCGAATAG
- a CDS encoding peptide-binding protein, with protein MLAWRAVIFGVVACVLAFSGCEGPPKPAGEPKSGDSATAAAPVAPVGQPVPGGRIVMAVIGEPSNLIPPLSTDSASHEVADLLYVSPLRYDKDIRLECFAAERYEVADDGKLLKFWLRPGIRWTDGAELTAEDVEFTYKLMIDPKTPTAYAEDYKAIERFTVTGKYAFEVRYAKPFARSLVTWAGAILPKHLLSGQDLMNTRYAREPIGAGPYKLTSWEPGRKLVLDVNPDYFEGRPYIDQVVYRIIPDQSTMFLELKAGGIDMMSLTPQQYLYQTSGPTWTADWRKFKYLSFAYTYLGYNLDSPFFRDVRVRRAFAHAVNKEDVVKGAILGLGLPTVGPYTPGTWMYDENIKDYAYDPAQAKKLLAEAGWEDRNGDGVLEDASGRPFAFTILTNQGNEQRVKTATILQSQLAALGVKVEIRTVEWASFIKEFVDKGNFDALILGWNITQDPDVYDVWHSSRAVPGGLNFVGFRNAEADALLERGRHSVDQAERKKIYDAFQEILHGEQPYLFLYAPYSLPILSSRFQDVAVAPAGISYNFTKWWVPKDRQTFRLEK; from the coding sequence ATGCTGGCTTGGCGCGCGGTGATTTTCGGGGTTGTGGCGTGTGTCTTGGCCTTTTCGGGCTGCGAGGGCCCGCCGAAGCCGGCGGGGGAGCCCAAAAGCGGGGACTCGGCCACGGCCGCCGCGCCGGTGGCCCCGGTCGGCCAGCCCGTGCCGGGCGGGCGCATCGTCATGGCCGTCATCGGCGAGCCGTCGAACCTCATCCCGCCCCTGTCCACGGACAGCGCCTCCCACGAGGTGGCCGACCTCCTCTACGTCTCGCCGCTGCGCTACGACAAGGACATCCGGCTCGAATGCTTCGCCGCCGAGCGCTACGAGGTGGCTGACGACGGCAAGCTGCTCAAGTTCTGGCTGCGGCCCGGCATCCGCTGGACCGACGGCGCGGAACTCACGGCCGAGGACGTGGAATTCACCTACAAGCTCATGATCGACCCGAAAACGCCCACGGCCTACGCCGAGGACTACAAGGCCATCGAGCGCTTCACGGTCACGGGGAAGTATGCCTTCGAGGTGCGCTACGCCAAGCCCTTCGCCCGGTCGCTGGTGACCTGGGCCGGGGCCATCCTGCCCAAGCACCTGCTTTCCGGCCAGGATCTCATGAACACCAGGTACGCCCGGGAGCCCATAGGCGCCGGGCCGTACAAGCTCACCTCCTGGGAGCCCGGCCGCAAGCTCGTGCTCGACGTCAACCCCGACTACTTCGAGGGCCGGCCCTACATCGACCAGGTCGTCTACCGCATCATCCCGGACCAATCGACCATGTTCCTGGAACTCAAGGCCGGCGGCATCGACATGATGTCGCTCACCCCGCAGCAATACCTCTACCAGACGAGCGGACCGACCTGGACGGCCGACTGGCGCAAGTTCAAGTACCTGTCGTTCGCCTACACCTACCTCGGCTACAACCTCGACAGCCCCTTTTTCCGGGACGTCCGGGTGCGCCGGGCCTTCGCCCACGCCGTCAACAAGGAGGACGTGGTCAAAGGGGCGATCCTGGGCCTGGGCTTGCCCACCGTCGGCCCCTACACGCCCGGCACCTGGATGTACGACGAAAACATCAAGGACTATGCCTACGACCCCGCCCAGGCCAAAAAGCTCCTGGCCGAGGCCGGCTGGGAGGACAGAAACGGCGACGGCGTCCTGGAGGATGCCTCGGGCCGGCCCTTCGCCTTCACCATCCTCACCAACCAGGGCAACGAGCAGCGGGTGAAAACGGCCACCATCCTCCAGAGCCAACTGGCGGCCCTCGGTGTGAAGGTCGAGATCCGCACCGTGGAGTGGGCGTCGTTCATCAAGGAATTCGTGGACAAGGGCAATTTCGACGCGCTCATTCTCGGTTGGAACATCACCCAGGACCCGGATGTCTATGACGTCTGGCATTCCAGCCGGGCCGTGCCCGGCGGGCTCAACTTCGTGGGCTTTCGCAACGCCGAGGCCGACGCGCTGCTGGAGCGGGGCCGCCACAGCGTGGACCAGGCCGAGCGCAAGAAGATCTACGACGCCTTCCAGGAGATCCTGCACGGGGAACAGCCGTACCTGTTCCTCTACGCGCCGTATTCCCTGCCCATCCTGTCCTCGCGTTTCCAGGATGTGGCCGTCGCCCCGGCCGGCATCAGCTACAACTTCACCAAATGGTGGGTGCCCAAGGACAGGCAGACGTTCCGGCTGGAGAAATAG
- a CDS encoding SNF2-related protein, with product MASGNDETKIKSLLSEFVRETIPEYILDGSHAIVAADGIQKLSINKHDHFWDAEGQVQGDDFQVYSSELSVNLKEGTINYFCNCPDSFSGICRHVGATALKCIRSLDEAEGGAADSPALPRGEWRQTFRAYFSSEPEPEPGRHYLIFRFHPEPGRLQVAFFRARQNKSGISQVHSEITLEQIIKNPDWSELSPTLPVVAEMLSHHLDYAGHRVELPPGFLAWFFWAVGKEYYLYWRDTEQPVRIESKTMRLQLAPKLSEEGLSFDILLGSPGKAPFSILGQEVYFYGQMPIWVCWKNAFYPVQTGLPPQLVSDMVQHTPFIPTADVSEFLDRVWTHLPMADLYGQEEFLVKMQPFFVPANYDPKIFLDEEGSLLTLQIQNIYQTEHGEITVTGPNPDLMTASYLYEGKSYLIARDCNHEQTLINMLTDMRFQARNNANWFLETEEAIVFLLDAYPKLVEKYRVYGEKNLTRYKVRLSTPVIVAEVESKEEEKWFNLDLQVQYDDQKVPIEKIWKAWTQGKRYVQLKDGSYTSLPESWLEKLSHKLRALGYDTDKPPQTKFKQFEAPVLDKILEDLPEARTDSFWNTLRQKIHSFREIVPVRPPKGLHADLRPYQVQGLSYLNFLREYGFGGILADEMGLGKTVQTLSFIQHNVERGANGPNLIIVPTSVLPNWEREAQKFVPQLKQLIIYGARRENMFKHIGESDLVITTYALLRRDLDELLKFEFAAIILDEAQNIKNPNTITARSVRRLNGKTRLCLSGTPIENNLFELWSLFEFLMPGFLGGQNSFQRGIVKPIKDGDEETLEYLRGRVRPFILRRTKSEVAKDLPPKVENVYYCNLLDEQLDLYAALAKKLKEQVLATVDEKGMAKSQMSILDALLKLRQICCHPRLLKLDLPGVNTNLPSGKFDAFKDLITDCIEEGHKVLVFSQFVQMLHIIRSWMTISQMPFAYLDGSSKDRFDQVDRFNEDEGIKVFLISLKAGGTGLNLTSADYVIHYDPWWNPAVENQATDRTHRIGQLRQVFSYKMICQNTVEEKILKLQEQKKDVAEAIIPGQDAFKSLTRTDLESLFEV from the coding sequence ATGGCCTCCGGAAACGACGAAACGAAAATCAAATCGCTGCTCTCGGAATTCGTCCGGGAGACGATTCCCGAATACATCCTGGACGGCTCCCACGCCATCGTGGCCGCCGACGGCATCCAGAAGCTGTCCATCAACAAGCACGACCACTTCTGGGACGCCGAAGGGCAAGTGCAGGGCGACGACTTCCAGGTCTATTCCTCGGAGCTTTCCGTCAATCTCAAGGAAGGCACCATCAACTATTTCTGCAACTGCCCGGATTCCTTTTCGGGCATCTGCCGCCACGTCGGGGCCACGGCCCTCAAATGCATCCGCTCCCTGGACGAGGCCGAGGGCGGCGCCGCCGACAGCCCGGCCCTGCCGCGCGGCGAATGGCGCCAGACCTTCCGCGCCTATTTCTCCTCCGAGCCCGAACCCGAGCCCGGGCGCCATTACCTGATTTTCCGCTTCCACCCCGAACCCGGCCGGCTGCAGGTGGCTTTTTTCCGCGCCCGCCAGAACAAGTCCGGCATCTCCCAGGTCCATTCGGAAATCACCCTGGAGCAGATCATCAAGAACCCGGACTGGTCGGAGCTGTCCCCCACCCTGCCGGTGGTGGCCGAGATGCTCTCCCACCACCTGGACTACGCCGGCCACCGGGTGGAGTTGCCGCCGGGATTTCTGGCCTGGTTTTTCTGGGCCGTGGGCAAGGAATACTACCTCTACTGGCGCGACACCGAGCAGCCGGTGCGCATCGAGTCCAAGACCATGCGGCTGCAACTGGCGCCGAAGCTGTCCGAAGAGGGCCTGTCCTTCGACATTTTGCTGGGCAGCCCCGGCAAGGCGCCCTTTTCCATCCTCGGCCAGGAGGTCTACTTCTACGGCCAGATGCCCATCTGGGTCTGCTGGAAAAACGCCTTCTACCCGGTGCAGACGGGCCTGCCGCCCCAGCTCGTCTCGGACATGGTGCAGCATACGCCGTTTATCCCCACCGCCGACGTGTCGGAGTTCCTGGACCGGGTCTGGACCCACCTGCCCATGGCGGACCTGTATGGCCAGGAGGAATTCCTGGTCAAAATGCAGCCCTTTTTCGTGCCCGCCAACTACGACCCGAAAATCTTCCTCGACGAGGAAGGCAGCCTGCTCACGCTGCAAATCCAGAACATCTACCAGACCGAGCACGGCGAGATCACGGTCACGGGCCCCAACCCCGACCTCATGACCGCCTCCTACCTCTACGAGGGCAAGTCCTACCTCATCGCCCGGGACTGCAACCACGAGCAGACACTCATCAACATGCTCACGGACATGCGCTTCCAGGCCAGAAACAACGCCAACTGGTTCCTGGAGACCGAGGAAGCCATCGTCTTTCTGCTCGACGCCTATCCCAAGCTGGTGGAGAAGTACCGGGTCTACGGCGAGAAGAACCTGACCCGCTACAAGGTGCGCCTGTCCACGCCGGTCATCGTGGCCGAGGTGGAGTCCAAGGAAGAGGAGAAGTGGTTCAACCTCGACCTGCAGGTCCAGTACGACGACCAGAAGGTGCCCATCGAGAAGATCTGGAAGGCCTGGACCCAGGGCAAGCGCTACGTACAGTTAAAGGACGGCTCCTACACCAGCCTGCCGGAATCCTGGCTGGAAAAGCTCTCCCACAAGCTGCGGGCCCTGGGCTACGACACGGACAAGCCGCCCCAGACGAAGTTCAAGCAGTTCGAAGCGCCGGTCCTGGACAAGATCCTGGAGGACCTGCCCGAGGCGCGCACGGATTCGTTCTGGAACACGCTGCGCCAGAAGATCCACAGCTTCCGCGAGATCGTGCCGGTGCGCCCGCCCAAGGGGCTGCACGCCGACCTGCGCCCCTACCAGGTCCAGGGCCTGTCCTACCTCAACTTCCTGCGGGAATACGGCTTCGGCGGCATCCTGGCCGACGAGATGGGCCTGGGCAAGACGGTGCAGACCCTGTCGTTTATCCAGCACAACGTGGAGCGCGGGGCCAACGGACCCAACCTCATCATCGTGCCCACCTCGGTGCTGCCCAACTGGGAGCGCGAGGCCCAGAAATTCGTCCCCCAGCTCAAGCAGCTCATCATCTACGGCGCGCGCCGCGAGAACATGTTCAAGCACATCGGCGAGTCGGATCTGGTCATCACCACCTATGCGCTGCTGCGCCGCGACCTCGACGAGCTGCTCAAGTTCGAATTCGCGGCCATCATCCTCGACGAGGCGCAAAACATCAAAAACCCCAACACCATCACCGCCCGGTCGGTGCGGCGCTTAAACGGCAAGACGCGGCTTTGCCTGTCGGGCACGCCCATCGAGAACAACCTCTTCGAGCTGTGGTCGCTGTTCGAGTTCCTCATGCCGGGTTTTCTCGGCGGCCAGAACTCCTTCCAGCGCGGCATCGTCAAGCCCATCAAGGACGGCGACGAGGAGACGCTCGAATACCTGCGCGGCCGGGTGCGGCCCTTCATCCTGCGCCGCACCAAGTCGGAAGTGGCCAAGGACCTGCCGCCCAAGGTCGAAAACGTCTACTACTGCAACCTCCTCGACGAGCAGCTCGACCTCTACGCCGCCCTGGCGAAAAAGCTCAAGGAGCAGGTGCTGGCCACGGTGGACGAAAAGGGCATGGCCAAGTCGCAGATGTCCATCCTCGACGCCCTGCTCAAGCTGCGCCAGATCTGCTGCCACCCCAGGCTCCTCAAGCTCGACCTGCCCGGGGTCAACACCAACCTGCCCTCGGGCAAGTTCGACGCCTTCAAGGACCTCATCACCGACTGCATCGAGGAAGGCCACAAGGTGCTCGTCTTCTCGCAGTTCGTGCAGATGCTCCACATCATCCGCTCCTGGATGACCATCAGCCAGATGCCGTTCGCCTACCTCGACGGCTCCAGCAAGGACCGCTTCGACCAGGTGGACCGCTTCAACGAGGACGAGGGCATCAAGGTCTTCCTCATTTCGCTCAAGGCCGGCGGCACGGGGCTCAACCTCACCAGCGCCGACTACGTCATCCACTACGACCCCTGGTGGAACCCGGCCGTGGAGAACCAGGCCACGGACCGCACCCACCGCATCGGCCAGCTGCGTCAGGTCTTCTCCTACAAGATGATCTGCCAGAACACGGTCGAGGAAAAGATCCTCAAGCTGCAAGAGCAGAAAAAGGACGTGGCCGAGGCCATCATCCCCGGCCAGGACGCCTTCAAGTCGCTCACCCGCACCGACCTGGAGTCGCTCTTCGAGGTCTAG
- a CDS encoding RNA polymerase sigma factor has protein sequence MNAALSRLAQVMARERARFADFVRRRLRRISAMDVEDIVADVTYGLLRRADVAGEVENLLAYAYRALENRIIDFRRGVRDTIALDEAEQHGVTAGFLQSQHPTPESDVARLELRERLLWALGSLSAAERAVWIATEIEGKSFRELAEDWDEPLGTLLSRKSRAGARLRQLLKDHNPL, from the coding sequence ATGAACGCGGCATTGTCCCGCCTGGCCCAGGTCATGGCCCGCGAGCGGGCCCGCTTCGCCGACTTCGTGCGCCGCCGCCTGCGGCGCATCTCGGCCATGGACGTGGAGGACATCGTCGCCGACGTGACCTACGGCCTGCTGCGCCGGGCCGATGTGGCCGGCGAGGTGGAAAACCTCCTGGCCTACGCCTACCGGGCCCTGGAAAACCGGATCATCGACTTTCGACGTGGGGTGCGGGACACCATCGCCCTGGACGAGGCCGAACAACACGGCGTAACGGCCGGCTTCCTCCAATCCCAACACCCCACGCCCGAAAGCGACGTCGCCCGGCTGGAGCTGCGGGAACGCCTGCTCTGGGCGCTGGGAAGCCTGTCCGCCGCGGAACGGGCCGTGTGGATCGCCACGGAAATCGAGGGGAAAAGCTTCCGCGAACTGGCCGAGGACTGGGACGAACCCCTCGGCACGCTGCTGTCCCGCAAAAGTCGGGCCGGTGCCCGGCTGCGCCAACTGCTCAAGGACCACAACCCGCTCTAA